One region of Skermanella mucosa genomic DNA includes:
- a CDS encoding DUF3102 domain-containing protein, protein MNTATTSDKISAPWRTASRQIPHCFNHRIADRINSRRKQQLYAVIEIGRDLLLVEEEIGARQFGEWLQAHCHIDEKAARRYMRFAKRFGDKLEVISELPDSILYKLGAGVTPEEVARVVLAYFEAGWPLPPNEIDRLIRERRAELHARYLDDIIG, encoded by the coding sequence ATGAACACCGCAACTACTTCGGATAAGATCTCGGCCCCCTGGCGGACAGCTTCACGTCAGATCCCCCACTGTTTCAATCATCGAATAGCTGATCGAATAAATTCGCGTCGCAAACAACAGTTATACGCGGTCATTGAGATCGGCCGTGATCTATTGTTGGTTGAGGAGGAAATCGGGGCTAGGCAGTTCGGTGAATGGCTGCAAGCTCATTGTCACATTGATGAGAAAGCCGCACGGAGATACATGCGTTTCGCCAAAAGGTTTGGCGATAAACTTGAGGTCATTTCGGAACTGCCGGATTCAATCCTTTACAAGCTTGGGGCAGGCGTGACTCCGGAGGAAGTGGCGCGTGTGGTCCTGGCTTATTTCGAGGCCGGTTGGCCTCTTCCACCTAACGAAATTGATCGTCTGATAAGAGAGCGCAGAGCTGAACTTCATGCTCGATACCTGGACGACATAATCGGATGA
- a CDS encoding DNA/RNA non-specific endonuclease, translating into MTTISLAAPTGCPQFFPHGSAPDLINPKLRPKTRALCYSAFAVLHSGITRSPLWAAEHLTRKGLDAAVATVRRDTFHEEAKLPTDERADLNDYARSGFDRGHLAPAADMPDDQAQHESFSLANIIPQDPQSNRGLWSGIESAARGLARKSGELYVVSGPVFQDATLQRLRGRVLVPTHIFKAVYDPKRKQAAAYLVENADGDQWRGVSIAELQQITGIDPFPGLASSVKNHAMALPDPKLPGRRQKQTESPWSVDTILDRLMQFMR; encoded by the coding sequence ATGACCACCATTTCCCTGGCGGCCCCGACCGGGTGCCCGCAGTTCTTCCCACACGGCAGCGCGCCGGACCTGATCAACCCGAAGCTCCGCCCCAAGACCCGGGCGTTGTGCTACTCGGCCTTCGCCGTGCTGCATTCCGGCATCACGCGCTCCCCGCTCTGGGCGGCCGAGCACCTGACCCGAAAAGGGCTCGACGCGGCTGTGGCTACCGTGCGCAGGGATACCTTCCACGAGGAAGCCAAGCTGCCGACCGATGAGCGCGCCGACCTCAATGATTACGCGCGTTCCGGCTTCGACCGTGGCCACCTCGCGCCGGCCGCCGATATGCCGGACGATCAGGCGCAGCACGAGAGCTTCTCCCTGGCCAATATCATCCCGCAGGATCCGCAGAGCAACCGAGGCCTTTGGTCGGGCATCGAGTCCGCCGCGCGTGGCCTCGCGCGCAAGTCAGGGGAACTGTACGTCGTCAGCGGCCCGGTCTTCCAGGACGCGACCCTGCAGCGCCTGCGCGGACGGGTGCTGGTGCCAACCCACATCTTCAAGGCCGTCTACGATCCCAAGCGCAAACAGGCGGCCGCCTATCTCGTGGAAAATGCCGATGGCGATCAGTGGCGAGGTGTATCGATCGCCGAGCTTCAGCAGATCACCGGGATCGATCCGTTCCCGGGGCTTGCATCGTCGGTCAAGAATCACGCAATGGCCCTGCCGGACCCGAAGCTGCCGGGCAGGCGCCAGAAGCAGACTGAGAGCCCCTGGAGCGTGGACACGATCCTGGACAGACTGATGCAGTTTATGCGCTGA